One part of the Streptomyces nigra genome encodes these proteins:
- a CDS encoding DUF6278 family protein: MKIPFLGGRPEKRGAVDPEGIAELLAECELLRSLAFRAGVRLDDSAESLEALDQLLPRWRDDPEVLPWLGNDAGLYLGTVLVRTVPGASWMIRADGQPLVRLASGREFDVVAAGHEWAVNGVPELSQWYGEVAET, encoded by the coding sequence ATGAAGATCCCTTTTCTGGGCGGCCGGCCGGAGAAACGCGGAGCCGTGGACCCCGAGGGCATCGCGGAACTCCTCGCCGAGTGCGAGCTGTTGCGGTCCCTCGCCTTCCGGGCGGGGGTGCGACTCGACGACAGCGCCGAGTCGTTGGAGGCGCTCGACCAGTTGCTGCCCCGCTGGCGAGACGATCCGGAGGTCCTGCCGTGGCTGGGCAACGACGCCGGACTGTACCTCGGCACGGTCCTCGTGCGGACGGTGCCGGGGGCCTCCTGGATGATCCGGGCGGACGGCCAGCCACTGGTCCGGCTGGCCTCGGGACGGGAGTTCGACGTCGTGGCCGCCGGCCATGAGTGGGCGGTCAACGGGGTGCCCGAACTGTCGCAGTGGTACGGGGAAGTGGCCGAGACGTGA